The window GAGCAAATGGGATTTCTCTGTTTCTGCTTAGAACTCACTAATTAAGCTCTGCTTCCACTTCTTCCACAAGTTACTGCTGTTGGATTCTTCTTCATCAAACTCTTTGTTGAAGGGTCAGTTCAGAATCTTTAGCTCATTGACTTGGAGTCATGCTTTCTTATTTTCGTTCTGTGGCTCTGATTTCTTCTTCTCTGTTGCAAGTTTCTGGGTTGCTGGTATCTCTTGCAATTCTCTTTGTTTTGTTGTATTCTGGTGCTTTTGAGCTCTGCTTGATGATTTTCCTGTTGTTGACAAATTACCAGCTTGGTCTTTTTTTCCCTTTTCATTTTACTCAGTTTTACTCCTTTTCTTTTCCACCTCAAATTCCTGTTGCTTTGAGCTTATGCTCCGTTCATATATATGGATAGTTGGACACTCCTTTCAAATGATGATCTTCATCTTCTTATAGACTTTCTGATTGCAAATTAATCTTAAGAGTTAATTTTTTCATTACCAATTAAGTCACTCTTCACTGATGCACTGTAAATTGACTAGAAGCTACATGAATTACATTTATATGAACCAAAGTTCTGATATGTTCTCTCCAAAACAAACACCATCTTCGGTGTGATGCCAACCGATTGATACGTACATTTCATTCTCTTTTACTACAGAGTAAAGATAGCTCAGTGCTGTAGTTGGTGTTCTAAAATATACCTATTGCTTTTGCAGGCATTGGATGAAATATACGAATTCGAACTAAGTAAGTGAAAGTACTTGTTTCTGATCCAGATCATTCTAATTAGAGGAAGAAAATGGCTATGCAAACTGTTCATTACAAAGAACATGAAGGACTTGGGCAGCTGTCATCAGTGTTACCTTGGTGGGGTACCGCCTTTGGATCTCAACAAGCTTATGGTGAATCCTGTGGCCACTCTAAACCTTTCACCATGGAGCTTCCAAATAGTGGAAACAAACTCACTGCCACTAAGCAACCAGGGCGGGGCACTGAGCAAGGACTGGATAAAGAGATCACAAATCAGTTTACCATGTTCCCTGGTAATCTCCTCCCTTTGGCTTTTAATTTAGCTATTTTTTCGAAAAGAAAAGGAAATACTTTCCTGGCTTCTTTATCATAGCTTCACTTTATATCTCTGGATACAAGGTTTGCATGCAGCACCATAATTTTCCTTTTTTCACAGTAGTGATTGAATCTTGGCTGCAATGTGGGGTTAGGAACTTGGGATAAGTTCTTTTTACCAAAGATAGCGCATTTTCCCAATAATTGAAGAAACTTAGCTATCAGTAGTTCAGTACCAAAATCACATGTGCTAAGTAAAGGTATAGTCATGTACGGTGACGAGAGTGATAACTACTAGATGGTTTTCGCTGCTATAAGAAACTTTCTATGCCTTCATCATGGTAAACTTTGCTTAATGTAAGCGCTAGTCAAGAAGTATGCTGAAACACCTTATTTTATAAGAGTGTTCATCAATATATAAAACTGAACAACTGAGAAACAAGTTCAAGTAGAGCTAGTTTTAAGACTTGCGGAAGATAACAACAGGGATAGTGGGAAAAATAACCTTATGATTCAATCAACTATGACATTTTATGTTCAAATGAACTCGTTTTGGGATCGTATTGAATTATATTCCTTCTGGGATGGCACTTCATCAGTAACTATGCTTTGATGATATGTGTATTAGCACCGAGGTGTTGTGCTTCCGGTGGAAACTGATTTTCTAATAGACTCTTTCTTTTCTAATTTTTTGTACTGAGATAAGGAAGAATCCTTATGAATCTTTATGTCGTTTAATAATATACAATTAACATGTCTCTTTTATTAAGTAGTGGACCTTGAGGTAGAAATAGGTCATCTTCAACTAAAAATACTGCCCTACATGCATAATTTCTTATGAGGTGCAGAACTCCCAGCATTACTTGGGATCAGTTAGTATATAGATTCTGGAAATCATTTCAATATTGTTGGCTTAATTTAGAATTTTTTTTTTGTAGAAGTGTCCAAACCAATCTGAATTACTGTTAGGAAGATATGCACAAGCTCTTAAAGATTTACATGATAAATAGTCATGTCAATATGTATAGACTCTGCAACAAAGAAACATAATTTTCCTTCACAACCAATTGGAATAAACCAGAATAAATGAAACTGGTTTTTCTTTCTAAGGTCATCAGGAAGTACCAGAGTTGAGCTAGTACATCAGTGATACTTTGAGCAATAGGTTTCATACTCAACAATGAATGTGGACATTAATTAGGTATACACTTGGTTTCTGATCTTCTGTGGCATTTTAAATGTAAAGGACTGGGTTGCCTTAACGGTAGGCAGGATAAAGATTACCAGAACTTCTGCCCCTACGAGCCCTTGTCGAGTAGATTATCATCTACCTCACATATCCTTATTTCCAAAATTTTACAAACTCACTTCCTTCTTTGATGGCACCCTCCTTTTTAAAAAATGAATTCTCAATTGCCAACATCATTTGATTATGGTATTGAGAAACCTGATTATGAACGTGCATATATGGTATTGAGAAACCAGATTATGAACGTGCATATAGAGAAGGCTTTAATTTATATCCCACTCATTATAACCTGGTGACTCTGTTTGATTATAGTTAACCAGACAAGTAGTTTCTCATTTAGGTGATTGTTAATTTGCAGGGGACGGGAAAAAATCTCAGCCAGATATCTCTCTGCAATCATCCCCACCAAAATATCGTGGTCATTTTGAGCTGGGGTTCAACCAGCCTGTGGTAAGCCATTGTTTCTAAGTTCTAACTATCTCAATTTTGTTTTTCAAATAACATTTTTAAAATAATATGGTACTTCTGTCTACTGCTTATATATTGTCCTTTGTTTCTGGACTTGAACTGTAGATTTGTGCAAAATATCCGTACATGGATCAATGTTATGGACTGTTCTCAACATATGGATCTCAAGTTTCGGTGAGTTTTCCTATCATACCTGGAACTACAATTGAACTTCTGTTTATCCTGCAAACCAACTTTCTTTTACCTTCTTACTTCATGCATGTTAGTGTGAGAACTTGTTTTAAGTGAACGTGTTATCCCATGAAGTTTTTGCTGATCTCTATTTTCTCACAAAACTTAAAAAAGTCTGGGACATGACATTGTTTAGAACTGAAAATGAAACTCCACCTAATGACTTCTATTTTATATTCTTGATTATGTTTTACTCTTAAGCATGTTACTTGGCTGTTACTCCAGTAAGTGCATGATATGCTCTCAACTCAAAAGCATAGCCAACTGAACTGATGCACATACTTGTCCAATTGCAATGAATCAGGGACGCGTGATGCTGCCGCTGAATTTGACTACAGATGAAGGACCAATCTATGTCAATGCTAAGCAATACCGCGGAATCATCCGGCGCAGACAATCCCGTGCAAAGGCAGTCATGGAAAACAGAGCAGCTAGACTCCGTAAGGTATGATATCAGAAACTTCATTATTGTACCAGTCAAAGAACTAAGAATTATTTCAAAAATTTATTTATTGATATGTTCTGGATGGAAAAGCTGAATTTTACATGAAATCTTGAGTTGTGTGACAATTATAGATGCCTATATATAATTCTTGACTTCTCAATAGGCGTTTAACACTATATATCAGCCAGTTGAGTGACCATTTAATTGGTTTCTTTGATTAAGGATTTCTTTGGCTTTCAAGCATGCATGTAAATTTGCCCGCTTCATTTCTTTTCCTGACAGAAACCTCACTTGAGTTTTTGATGTGATAGCTTTTAGTATATATATATACTATATAGTGAGATTTTGACCAATTTTCAGTACCATATATGATTTAAAACCAAAATGCACATGTGATGAACATATACTTCTGTTGTATGGAAGACATAGTTAATATGACCTATGATCTTTCTTGTTTATACAGCCATACATGCATGAATCACGCCATCTTCATGCCATGCGCCGACCAAGGGGGTGTGGTGGTCGTTTTCTGAACAGCAAGACTTCGAACAACGGGAAAGGTGGAAATGGAACTAAGCAAGTTGGCGATGTGCAGCTGTTCAGGCACTCCGGTTCTCAGAGCTCTGAAGTCCTGCACTCTGAAACTGGAACTTTGAACTCATCAAAGACAAATAGCAGCAGTTCCAACATATCAGGCTCAGAGGTGACCAGTACGTACTCTAGGGGAGATCTTGATCATTTTTCAATGAATCATCATCTCGGACACTCTGTGCATTCTCTGTCAAACATGATGGATGGTACGCGTGGCATGGTTATGCCCACGAAATGGATTGCAGCAGTTGATAACTGCTGCAACCTCAATGTCTGATAGCAAGCGAAAGATGGGGTTGGTGCTAACTTGTTACATTAACCCCATCTTTTCTGCGACCAAATGGAGAAGCTTAGTTGCAGTTACCGTATGGTTATTGCAACAGGTTCGGGTTCTAAGGATCGTCCTGCCACCATTTGGTTGCTATCAGAAGGCAACTCATTCTTGGCTCGTGTGCATACGGGGTGTTTACTTCCATTCCAAGCATTTCTGCTGTTCGGTTGGCTAGTGAAAACCCCCAATGCATCACAAATTACTTAAGTAGACTTCATCTATAGGGCTCTCTTCCCTTATATCAGAATAAGAACCAGAGTGTCTGGGATTGGTATGTGATTGTGACCTAAACATATCATAGATTGTTGTGTATTGCTAGGGTGTAATACTAGAGTATCTGGATTTTTGACCTCGTCAAGTGGTGTAATGTACTAATATATAACTGAATGTTTGTGTTGTCTTGTGAGAAAGTTTGGAAGAATAATGTAAGATAACTTGAGACTTATGGATGCTCTATTTAAATTTTATCAGCCATATCAGGAACACTGCTTTCAAAGGTGAAAATATGTACATTTTTCATAGATGACTGTGAAGTACCCTTACAAGGGCGAAGTCCAACTAAAAGAACTATCACAACTCAAGGTTTACTTTCAATACAACAAACAAAACATGAAAGCATAGATGAAACATCCTACGCTTCCTATCTGAGATGATATCTTATAATGATTTTATTTTATCCTTCAGAGTTTGACTCAAAATGTTGTATGCACCACAGCACCAGAGTTTTCTGATGACCATCTCCAGTTGCCTGTGCTGACGTTTCAAACACAGCTTTGCTCACCAGCACTGTTCTTAGCCTTGATCAACAACCTCTTCTCTACAATCCAGTTCTTGCAATCGTGCAAATAAATGTTGAAGACGACCCACTTAAGCACATTTCCAAAGCACAATAAGCTAATTTCTGCAACATAAATTGGATTCCATCTTTCTTTGCAGCCAAAATAGAGACATGGCAACCTTAAA of the Fragaria vesca subsp. vesca linkage group LG6, FraVesHawaii_1.0, whole genome shotgun sequence genome contains:
- the LOC101306067 gene encoding nuclear transcription factor Y subunit A-2-like; the encoded protein is MAMQTVHYKEHEGLGQLSSVLPWWGTAFGSQQAYGESCGHSKPFTMELPNSGNKLTATKQPGRGTEQGLDKEITNQFTMFPGDGKKSQPDISLQSSPPKYRGHFELGFNQPVICAKYPYMDQCYGLFSTYGSQVSGRVMLPLNLTTDEGPIYVNAKQYRGIIRRRQSRAKAVMENRAARLRKPYMHESRHLHAMRRPRGCGGRFLNSKTSNNGKGGNGTKQVGDVQLFRHSGSQSSEVLHSETGTLNSSKTNSSSSNISGSEVTSTYSRGDLDHFSMNHHLGHSVHSLSNMMDGTRGMVMPTKWIAAVDNCCNLNV